In the bacterium genome, CTCTACCAACCCTCCGTGAAGCTCCTCCGCAAGCAGCGCGTGGGCGCCCGGATCTGCCGCCAGTATGATCGCCCGCAAACGCCCTTCGATCGGCTCCTGGCCTCAGGGGTCGGCGACCCGGCCGCCCTCCGCGCCTTGCAGCATCTGCGCGCTCGCCTGGATCCCTTTGCCCTGGCGGCCGCCATCGACCGCAAACTCCAGCGGATCTATCGGCTCGCCAATCGTCGGCACAGCCCCCGCGCGACCCTGCCGCCCCCTGCCGTCAGCGCGCGCTTCACCCCACGCCCCCGTCACTGGAACAACGATTGGCTCTTCCCTGCCCGCCCGCACCGTCGCAGCCGCGCTGGGGCCCCGGTAAGAATTCAAATGACGCGACGATCCCCCTCCCGGTTAGATTCTTAAATGAGTTGACACGGCAAGTGTACTGGTCCAGTAGATCCGAAAGACTTGGCCTCCTCATGTGCGAGTCGGTTGCTGGCGCGCCTGCCAGCGGCGGAGGTACTCGTTCGGCGTGAGGTAGCCGAGCGCCTGGTGTGGGCGAAAGTTGTTATAGGTCTCTTCCCAGCGCCTGAGTAAGGCGTTGTGCTCCGCGAGGGACGCCGGGATCTCCGTGAGACCACAAAACTCTTCCTGGTGCGTCCGGTGCGCCCGCTCCACGTGGCCATTGAGTTGGGGCGAGCGGGGGGGCAGCACGAAGAGGGCGATCCCCCGCTCGGCGCAGGCCGCTTCAAACACCGCCTTAAACTCGGAGCCGCCATCGATCTGGAGGGCCCGGACGGGAAACCCAAAGCGGCCAAACTCGTCGCGGAGCACCCGTTCGGCCGCCCGACTCGTCAACCGCGTGGGGGCGGCCAGCACATCCTTGCGGCTCACGATATCCCGGGCGGTGAAATGGACGCGCCGGAGGCCGGGCAGCACTTCGATCGGGGTCGCGTCGATCTCGACCAGATCCCCCGGCTGCGCGGCGGTGTACCCCCACGGCAGCCGCTGCGCATAGGGCCGGGCGCGCCGGCGGCGCCAGCGGGCCTGTCCGGTCCGGACCACCGCCGGCTCCACGAGCTGGCCGTGAGCCCGCAGCCGCGTCAGCGTCCGGCCGACGGTCGACGCGGAGACCGTCCAGCCCTCGCGCCGCAGGATCACGCCCAATTTCTCCTTGCCCCACCGCGGATACCGTTCGCGCACCGCCCGAATCGCCGCCACAAGAGCCGGGGGCATCTGGGGCTGCCGGACGGCATGCGGCCGACGGGTCCCCCAATCGTCTTCCAGACGCTCCAGCCGACGGGGCGCATAGCGGTGCCACCAGCGGTAGAACGTCGCGGAACTGATCCCGAAGTGGCGGTAGGTCAACTAATTCCGGCCGTGGCTGAGATAGTACTCGATCCAGCGTAACCGCCGCGTGGCCGCACGGGAGACCGGAGGCGCCACCCGCATCCGCTGACCGCCTCGGAGCCGGCTCTGCACGATGTACATGGGGCCAGTATAGCCATGCCCCAGTGGCCGGTAGTGGCGTCCTCGCCGTCCCACCACTCATGTAAGGTCCTCCGGATCTATCTGAACCTGTACAGCAAGGCCGAGGGATAGGAGATAGACTAGCCCCAAACGCTCCCTACCTGTCTCGAGAAGATGGCTGGATATCAAAACATCCGCCTCGTGTTGTGGACAACGAGTGAAAGGGCCGTTGCTTGAAC is a window encoding:
- a CDS encoding integrase core domain-containing protein — translated: MTYRHFGISSATFYRWWHRYAPRRLERLEDDWGTRRPHAVRQPQMPPALVAAIRAVRERYPRWGKEKLGVILRREGWTVSASTVGRTLTRLRAHGQLVEPAVVRTGQARWRRRRARPYAQRLPWGYTAAQPGDLVEIDATPIEVLPGLRRVHFTARDIVSRKDVLAAPTRLTSRAAERVLRDEFGRFGFPVRALQIDGGSEFKAVFEAACAERGIALFVLPPRSPQLNGHVERAHRTHQEEFCGLTEIPASLAEHNALLRRWEETYNNFRPHQALGYLTPNEYLRRWQARQQPTRT